Sequence from the Aspergillus nidulans FGSC A4 chromosome III genome:
CAACCTTGTTGTACTGAAATGGCTACCTCTGCCCCCCAGACCCTGATTTGCCGCTGCTCAACTGACCTTACAAGCCCCCTGAGCCCCCCCAGCCTGACACCAACCATCATCAATGCAAAGTCAAAGAGGAGATACTACCACAATCAGCAATGGGAGCAGGAGTGTGTGCTGCAGGCCAGCCTGATAACAGCTCTGCCTCAGTACCCTGCTCCCTTGGACAGCATGGATGAGCTTGTGATCGCAAAGCCCGCAGCAGACACCAACAACtcccacaacaacaacaacaactcccacaacaacaacaataacaacaacaacaccaacaccaacagcaacaacagccaggacGCGGACAGCAACGCGGACAGCGaccacaacagcaacagtGACCAGAATCAGCAGAAGCCTATTATTGAGACTACTGATGATCACAGTGTAGATGACCAGCACATCGACACCGTCAGTGACAGCGATGAACCCAGCTCCCCAATCATGGGCATTGGCCTCCGCcccatcagcaagcctgtgTCTGTTGTTGTCGACAACACtcgaagaaagcgtcgcgCCCGATCCCTCGTCGcaagcgaggacgacgatgtcGCAGCCCCGTCGACACGCCAGAAACGCGCCCGCGCGAACAAATacctgacaaggaaggtgagTACTCGGCCTGCACACTGGCATGCATGCTgaccagacccagaaggctatccaggctgcagcccGAGTCCGAGACCCCGAGTCCAAGACCCTGACCCCGTCGTCGCCGATCGCCCCTGCGTCCGCTGTGCGAAAaacctcttcgtccttgacaCAGCCACTGGCAAGGTGGTCGGTCCGGCCGT
This genomic interval carries:
- a CDS encoding uncharacterized protein (transcript_id=CADANIAT00005287), with translation MATSAPQTLICRCSTDLTSPLSPPSLTPTIINAKSKRRYYHNQQWEQECVLQASLITALPQYPAPLDSMDELVIAKPAADTNNSHNNNNNSHNNNNNNNNTNTNSNNSQDADSNADSDHNSNSDQNQQKPIIETTDDHSVDDQHIDTVSDSDEPSSPIMGIGLRPISKPVSVVVDNTRRKRRARSLVASEDDDVAAPSTRQKRARANKYLTRKTQKAIQAAARVRDPESKTLTPSSPIAPASAVRKTSSSLTQPLARCLVRRALSLARMPRTKEAAHQTLKFRFDIDAELQKANKQKFWRQVQLSVLYHTFQLRNEIRSLKNFAPVPASEMLVGLDEFDNALAAGADNDLDFLEEDDDDNHNVEEDDDDDNNNNNDRDSNDDDE